The DNA region ACCAGCTCTTTTACAATCATAGAAAAACTTACGTAGAATACTTTTAAACATGCTAAGTTCATGTAACTTTCATGCTGATTAAACAAATAAGACAAGTTGTACCACAAAGAAACCCCAACTCTAACTCCATATATCCTGTTTGacatatttgatgtcttcagtttgcatctacaatgtagaaagtagtaaaaataaagaaaaacattaaatgagaaggcgTGTCCAAACTTGTCACATGTCAAACTGTATGTTTCTTGTGCTCATCAGTGATGGCAGGCCTGTCCAGCTATGCATTGCGGATGGCCAGACTGAGCTCACAGATCTTTGGAGAAGTTGTGCATCCAACTGACCCGAAATCTATGAAGGTGGTCCAGCTGTTCCAGGAGCCCCCTATGgccaagaggaaggaggtgtATGACTGGTACCCACACCACAAGATTTACTATGCTGTGACCCAGAAGCTCAGGTTCATGGGTCTGTTCAGGTACAGTAGAATACACCTGTAATACATATTTACCTTTGTAAAAGCAAAAATggcttcatttatttttacacagttgtgctgctgaaacacatttttaagagtttgaaagTTCATGACTTCTgatattaacatttattttcattttttgtgggatttacaaaaaaatgtaaaacaaatcccactgttgtcattttctccctttaaaaaatgtaattacattacagtgtAGGTGTGATAATGAACTGAATGGATTACTGAGGCTCATactaattaaacaaacaaatatgaatATGCAtgctaaaatgtgttttgtttgaaatacattttttaaataattgaaatTTACACTTCAGCATGAAACACTGTAACATACAATAAGTATGTCAGTGCAGGAGCAGTTACATTTTTTCCGAAACCAAAACAGATAACCAGGAAGTGAAGGCCGGAATCCAAGAGAGAAATCCAAGCTCCGCCCTCTGCCTTGGCCTCTGTCAGTGCCTCTGAAGTTTAATCAGCCACTATTTATTACTTCAGAAAGAATTTGAAGTGACTTATAAATGGAGGAAAAATGTGAACTGCAGTTGCTTCAGAAAGTACTTTGACTCCTTTGCTTTTTtgttaaaaactgaaatgactCATTTACAAAAGTATAAGACGCTGAATGCAGTACTTTAAAGGTCACCATGGGTAAGTCTCATGAAAAgggtttttttactttctttgatTCTGGCATTTGGACGGTATCTTCAGTTCTATCCATAAATGTTAATAATGTAAAGTGTGGTTCATGTCTGGACTGTAACTCAACGACAGTTCTTGTTTTTCAGCGTCGCCTTGGCCTCGTGCTGACCCACTGCCTCAGTGTCAGGTCGCTGCTCACTGGAGCAGGTTTTCCTACCATGGAGCTATGCAGCCTGACAACATCCTGCCACTCCCACACTTCCCACTAGTTTTTAATCACTTAATTATTCTTAATTACTAATTACCTTGTTACTacatatgcattttttttcgttatttattctgttttgtgatgaaatgtttctgtggCCCAGATATTGAACTGATTGTATCCAAATTATTTGCCGTATTATTCATCAggggttttgtttctttgtttgcatTCAAAGATCATGTGATGTGGAGGTGTCATCATTCATTCTATTATGGAAAATGTCTCATGGTTACCAGTGGGGATTTTAACCACGCCTCACTGGACAACAATAAGCTGAGTGTGCACTAGAACACAGAGGACGAGACCTGCTGTGTGGTAATGCTGCTAAAGCGTACAGTGTCACTGGAGTTATTAGGCTAGCTATTTGAAGCTGCTGAGGCACTGCAGGAGTTAAACATGTTTAACTGCTCAGAtaaggggtgtccaactccaggcctcgagggccggcgtcctgcaggttttagatgtgtcagCTGATTTAAACGGCTAAATAACCTCCtcagcatgtcttgaagttctccagaggcctggtaatgaactcatcatttgattcaggtgtgatATCTAGAACCTGCAGGAcacggccctcgaggcctggagttcccacCCCTGGCTTAAAGCTTCCAGGTCAGGCTCCCACTGAGGAGGGTCCAGCATGAGCTAAAGGCGAAGCTGAAGAAATACAAGGACTACTAGCTTGAGCAGAACAGCACAAGATGTGTGGAGAAGAATGAAGAACATCATTGTGTTTAAGTGACTGGTTGTGGCTCAGGTGGCTGAGTGATGGGAGAGTGGGTCATTTACCAGTTGGGAGGTCGAGGAAACGATCCCCGGCTCCTCATGTCCATGTGTCAAAGTGTCCCACTGAACCCCGGTTGCCCCCGAcccatccatcagagtgtgaatgttagataaacCTGCTTCACTGTATGATTGTGTGTCCATTTAATGTCCACCAGTCCATTGAATGTGACAGACGACCAGTGAGCAGCCTGGAGAGAGCAAATTAGCTGCACCATTCCTCCACCAGGTTTAGCTCACAGCCCTCTGCTGCCTCCACACCCTTACTGCCTTTAGTGATCACCCCCAGTGGGAAACAAAAAGTTCAAATGGATCACCAGATATACTCGGGTAGCTGTTATGCTACATACCTGTGCAGGTAAAGGCTGCAGAGATGTCCTGTACCCTTATTCAAAGTGGCTTTCTTCTGCTTCACCAGAAAGTCCTGAGTGATGGTTTGATAACTTTCTGAAGAGATCTCATATGAAAAACAGTGAAATCCATAAGATGAAGTGCATGTAAATATGGCAAAAGTAAAAACTGTGTCTAATCAAATCTTTAATTCGTTTTAGAGATGAGCATGAAGACTTCAAGGAGGAGATGCGTCGTCTGAGGAAACTAAGAGGAAAAGGGACGCCAAAAAAAGGAGAGGGGAAGCGAGCAGGCAAGAAGAAGTGAACTGCCACACTTCTGCTCCCCGAGGCTGCACAGGACTCGACGTTCTTTGGTTTCTGTGCAGGCTGCGCTGGTCGGTGTGCGCTGCTGGTCCTGAGAGCGTTCCACTGGTCGGGACTGTCCTTTGTTTCTGTGCTGACAGGACGTTCTGAGTCGGGCATATCCCACTTCTGTTAAATTGTGTATGTTATTGAACGTGTGTGTGGGGCTGTGCTTATATCTTATTACCACATAATAATGCCTTTCTGTAGAACAGCCCAGGAGGAAGTGTTAGCTGCTGATAGCTTGACTGTGGATGGAACGGCTCAAATGTATAGAAGTGGACACCCTTATTTTTCACAATAAAGTCAATGTGATAAATCTGCAGAGTGGTGCAAAACTTTGTTTTATTGCCTTTAAAGAGGAAAAATCAAGACGAGGGGGATAAAATCCCTCCATGTAGGAAACACGCAGCATATGCTGCTATCCACAATCTCTGTTTCTGGGTCGACCTGCTGACGTAAGCATATATGGGCATTAAACAATTTGTGAAATACTGAGGCCGGTGGAGTCATCGACCAATCGGGATGATTGCCAGCTCCTATTGTCCAAGAGTTGAAGTATCATTGGGCAACATACTGAACCCTGagatactccgatggatgcactgtgtgtgtgtgtgtgtgtgtgtgtgtgtcggacAGTACTTGGGCACAGATAAAAGCActatgagtgtgtgtgactgggtgaattTGAGTGCTCACATTGAGTATTAAGGTGTTCTTTAAGTAGCAGCCCATCCATTTACTGCATTCTGACTTCCGTGACATTAAGAAAAAGGTTTGCTATTGCAGGTAGTTACTaaaccaggggtggggaactccaggcctccaGGGCCCGTGTCCTGCAGGtcttagatgtgtccttgatccaacacagctgatttaaatgtcttgaagttctccagaggcctggttaTAAACTAATGATTTGATTCAGGTATCTAGAACCTGCAGGCCGTGGACACTTGGAGTTCCCCACTTGTGATCTATAAGAAGGCTGCTAAATAAATGGACTTGGCCCCTCATGTGAATAAAAGTTTTAATTCAGATGTTGTTAATGTTCGGCTCTCACTGCACTGCCATCTTTATGCGGACTTGTTTTACTGTGGCTGGGCGCACACTCATAATCAGCCACGGTTCGCTCATGCTAAGCCCGTGTTTCCTACCACGCTGAGTACTGAGGGGCTGAATCCTGGCACTCGGCACGCTTCAGGTCATCCAGGGTTGCTACCCTGCAGCACTCCTGCGTGTTCAGCGTACCGGGCACCTGAAGCTCCCAGCGGCAGGTGGACGCAGGAAGGCTGTAAGAAGCTCTCCGTGGTCGTTTCAAACGGCTGCTTTTCCCGGTTTTACTCAGTCGAAAGAGGTCCGGAGCTCTGGCCCGTGCCTCTGTCTCCCCCTCCTGTCCTCAGCACCGGGTTGCGTTTTCCTCGATTATTTTCCACTCACTTTCTCGCAGTTTAAAATGGCGGCGTTGAGCAGCGCCGAGTCCCCACCGCCCGTCTTTAACGGAGACACTACGGAGCTGGAGCCGGGCAGGGAGCGGGGCCTGGACGAGCTGGGCGTCGGACTGGACTCGTCCTGCTCGTCGGGGATCCCGGGAGGTCCGCAGGATGAGGAGGTAAGCCCCACGGCAGCGGGTCGAAGCTGGGCAGGGGACACGGGCTCCGAGCGGAGGTAATTGGATGGAAAGGTTCGGGAAACGGCGGCTGGAGCCCGGGCGGTGGGCTGCGGCGCAGGGCTGGAAACGCGAGCGGCCCCGGCTCACCCGGCTCGCGGGCCGGGCTCCGTGGCGGGGGAAGCTCCGGGCTGCGGAGCTGTGTTTGTGTCGGGCCTGCTCGCTTCGCTCTCCAGCCTCACAGCATCTGCAGCCTGCTGCGACAAcagcacgcgcgcacacacgcgcgcgcgcacacaccgCTGTTCAAAGCACAAAGACGCAGTTTAGCGCTTCGCGGTGAGTCGTGCGGAATTGTGGTGCGGACAAAGTTTGACGGCGAGCGGTGCTGCGAGGCCTGCGCTCAGAGGGCTGCTGCCGGGGATGCTGATGGTGGACCTGGAGGCTAGCCCGAGTCGTGCTTGTGGTGTTTGAGGTGTGATTTAGCCACACATGCTACTTTTATTAATGTGGCACAATATGACTAGCATCTCCGCAACTCCTCCACACGCACACGCAGAAAGCATCAGGCTGTGTCCTCAGCGGTGTCTGCACTGACCACGTAGCCTAGCtttgattctgcaggtcacagGCCTCCCTGCTGGACCACGACAGCAGCACACAGCAGGATAGCTTTGTGTTAAAGTTTGGAACAAACAACACTGCAGCTCATATCTGACGTGAACACATTTCCCTGCTATGTCATGCAGAACATGAGAAATCCGTCACAGGCTTGGCAGCACCCATTTTAGGGTCCAGAACTCCTGCGTGAACATTTGGAGAGTTCCTGTGTCCAcgtctctgtcactgcagctcAGCTCTGTAGTGAGAGCTCCAGGGGCCTGAGCTCACCAGagactaaaaataaaagcatttaaagACTGCGCTGACTCTGGATTTTAGTCTCTGGAGCATCTACGGTGTGGTGGTCTGAGTGTGTCGGCATCTGCTGGTTTCTCTTAAAATTTCTATAATCACAAATCTGAGCTCAGGTATAACTCTTAGGCATCTTCATAAAATGGTTCAGTGTGTATTTTAGAGGGGCTTTTTTTCATGTGTCATTCAAACTCCAGATAACATCCGGTGCAGGACGTGTTGAGCCCTGGTCCTCACACACAGCGCTGTTTTATATGAAAAACTGCAGATGAAGTCTCTGCAAAGCAAACTCGCCTGTCCCTGTTGCACCGTTCTCCATCAGCTGGTTTGAGTCGTTTATGGATCATCTACTCTCTCTCACTGAGAATTTTCCATGTTTGGTTAAAAATATCATCAGAAATGATTTTATGGCTCTAACTACAGATTTAAAGGGAAACCCGGGATGAATATTTTGGTGCCTCAGTTTGGACATCACCCTGAGAGGATTAAACGTCGTCCCAGAACACTGGGATAATTCAAGACTGCTAACTATACagtacagttagcaaactgtgATCCATCGATTATCCAACTCTGCTGCTGTGCAGCTGGATAGATAATCAGTCTTTATTCCCTAACACGACCTTCATGTTGGATTTCCCTGCGTGTCTCAAGCTGTGTAAACATAAACCATCAGTAAACAATAGCTTTTCTGACcctatttaaaaataatcatttcTAAATTCTGTAAGTTTGTGTTTGGCTGGTTATTGAATTAGCTTCATTCTGATTATTTTCAGGACTTTGTAGGACGGAGAAACTATCTGAACCTGTTTGAACCTGCTGTGCATTGGAAACATGGACAAAGCCCCAAAGTGATTGAAGTAATGAGAGCTGAGCTTGAGCTAGGACGGTGTTTGATGGTGCTTTTCAGTTGCATTCTGTTCATCCAAAATTAGACATGtcaataatggattgcatttatatagcgcttttctaggcacccaaagcgctttacaattccactattcattcactctcacattcacacactggtgcaggcaaaccacagttgtagccacagctgccctggggcagactgacagaagcgaggctgccatatcgtgcCATTGGCctctctggccatcaccagtaggcggtagggtaaagtgtcttgcccaaggacacaacgaccaggacagagagagctggaggatcgagatgagcttcccaaccccctgaaccatgGTCGCCCTCTAAACCAGCTGTCACAAGTGTCCATATTTACAGGATGTGGTCATTAATGTGTGACCAGAGTAAAAAATCGTCCAGGTGTGGAAATCCCAggaagctgattctgttcatctggaccaTGAACACAATCAAAAGTTGATtcatgtccagatgaacagaatcagggAGACTGTTCAGAGCAGGgtctgtgtgtttgcagcagGATCGGAGCTTGACACTGTGAGGAAAAGTAAAAGATGGTGAGGATGGATTATTGATTAATGCTGGGGAACCGTTGTTTTAACATTAGTATAAAAAGCTTTGCTTTAAAAACTCTCCCTTTTTTCTAAAAGTGCAATTCACATCACTTAGTGTGTGCACAGAGCACCAAATCCAAACAGTACTGGTTTCAAGGTATGAGGAGTTGGACCATAAAACATTATCGATGGAAACCAACTGTCCAGTGATCAGAGGTCAGGTGACAGGTGGGGGCAAGCAAAGTGCAGAGATGGCCAACAAAATGCGACGAAGCACAGGAGAGCAAAGATGTGGAGTAGTGGCATAAAAACCTTGAAGGAGTGGAAGAGAGGAGGCCAGAGGAGGCATTGCTTCAGTTTCCCAAATGATTGATCCTCAGCAATAGAGCAGCTGTTCATGGGCAGCGTTAGGACAGCGATGCGTTTTTAAGAAAGCCAAacttttgtttcagaaacagatCAAACAGCTAACTGCAGGCCTGGAAGTGAAATCTCGCTCTAGCATCTCCTGACTTGAAGTGATTAGCCGCCTCCTAACTCTAAAGAGTGTAAAGCAGTCAAAGTGCATCGCTGTGGTGGAGAATCGTCAGTGACATCAGAGAAGACATAGAAATGTCCGCTTTCCTTTCCAGACATCAGCATCATGTCGTCTCCTCTGCCTGTCTTCTTTGACAATGAGAGGATaccatgtatttatttgttatctGTTTATTAGAGATTTGAGCCTTTTTTATTTCCCCAAGTTAATTagtattgttttacatttataatTCTAAATGTGTAAATTTAGCACGCGTAAAGTCAAGTGTATAGAGCATAGCATGATGACCACTGCATGACCCTGCGGCTAAACTGAATGCATCACATTACACTTCCACtataataaaaacagttttgtcTGAGAGGGCCGGGAGATATGAGGAAAATCTGATATCACGATATTTTACatgatatatatcacgatatgtgTAAATAAccttaaatgttatttttaaccATATAGTGCCGAACACTGCACTGGTATGCTCATTCAAATAGACgttgaaaacaaaaaatctgaatgaattgaaccagtgtgtgaatgtgtgtgtgaatgggtgaatgactggatatgtaaagcgctttggggtccttagggactagtaaagcgctatataaatacaggccatttaccatttatttaccATTTTATTTTACCCGCAGTTGCACACAGAGGTTTTCCACAAATGACTGTGACAGTAAGTCTCTTCCTGTGGTCAACACTGAACCTTTAACGAACAAAATATCACAGCAACGAAAAAGTACATCAAGCAGGAATtcacgagacaaaataaaacaagtttaaaaggatgctctgttttatttataacatataaaaattataaaataaaaaaatgtgatgacCTCAGATTACAGACACAAAAGTCTGGATAGTGACTATAAAACGACTGACCGTCACAGGTGGTTTGTTTAACGTGTTCTTTGGTGCGTAGCGAGACGGTCACATGCAGAGTTTTAAACATTCATTTTGCAGGTAATGACTTTTCAGCTGGTGGAATACATTTGTGGCGCTGCTGCCTTTTAGCGACAATAGTTTTACAGCATGTTTGTCAAATTACCGTGTTTTGCAAACAGCTTATGATAAAGCGATTTCAGCCATGGAAAAACCAGCGATACATCGAGTAAATTCGATATATCGCCAGCCCCTACttcacaaacataaaaatagaCTAGTGTTATACTAATACTTGAACAGATTACCGCTATAAACAAAATAACTGCATTTATTTTGCTAGTACTAGCTGCGAACAGGCAATGACAGaacagcagtgtaaatgtatgctatgtcttctaatgatgctgcctaagggaagcatgtataatataaacagaattggtcctagcactgaaccctgaggaactccataattaacctcagtgtgtgaagaggactctccatttacatgcacaaactggagtctattagatagatatgatacaaaccactgcagtgcagtacctgtaatacctacagcgtgctctaatcgctctaataggatattatggtcgacagtatcgaacgctgcattgaggtctagcaggacaagcacagagatgagtccactgtcagaggccataagaagatcatttgtaaccttcactaaagctgtttctgtgctgtgatgagctctgaaacctgactgaaactcttcaaataagccattcctctgcagatgatctgttagctgtttgacaactactctttcaaggatgtttgatatgaaaggaaggttggagattggcctataattagctaagacagctgggtctagagatgctttttgagtaaaggtttaactacagccagcttgaaggcctgtggtacatagctgattattagagataggttgatcatatttaagattgaagcattaattaatggcaggacttctttgagcagttttgtaggaatggggtctaaaagacacgttgatggtttggaggaattaattattgaagttaactcagaaagatcaattggagaaaaagagtctaaatgaatatcaaaggtactgaaagtagctgtagataatattacatctgtgggatgattattggtcattttttctctaatggttaaaatgttatttgtgaagaagttcatgaagtcattactagttaacgttaaagggatggttggctcaacagagctctgactgtttgtcagcctggctacagtgctgaagagaaacctggggttgttcttattttcttcaatcagtgatgaatagtaagatgttctggctttgcggagggctttcttataaagcagcaaactatttctccaggctaaatgatgatcctctaaatttgtgacacgccatttcctctccagcttacgagttatctgctttaggctacgtgtttgagaattataccacggagtcaggtacttctgatttgaggccttagttttcacaggag from Pelmatolapia mariae isolate MD_Pm_ZW linkage group LG17, Pm_UMD_F_2, whole genome shotgun sequence includes:
- the mrps33 gene encoding 28S ribosomal protein S33, mitochondrial gives rise to the protein MAGLSSYALRMARLSSQIFGEVVHPTDPKSMKVVQLFQEPPMAKRKEVYDWYPHHKIYYAVTQKLRFMGLFRDEHEDFKEEMRRLRKLRGKGTPKKGEGKRAGKKK